The Sulfitobacter sp. SK011 genome has a window encoding:
- a CDS encoding HpcH/HpaI aldolase/citrate lyase family protein, with product MKLATNRFLEAIRKGQQQVGLWISLSHGYAAEAVAPAGYDWALLDMEHSPNELGPLLGQLQAFAASDTTAIVRPDWNDAVKVKRLLDLGVPGLLFPMVQSVEEARAAVAACRYPPRGVRGVAGTMRGNKFGRVTDYYTEVENQTAILIQLETIQAVEKAVDFASVDGVDGIFFGPADIGADMGILGNPMHADIWALIRPAARKLMERGMPVGTLVSNPDFAAELLNDGFSFVACGSDAGLLARGADTLLSHVRGKLI from the coding sequence ATGAAGCTTGCAACAAATCGGTTTCTGGAGGCGATCAGGAAAGGCCAGCAACAGGTCGGGCTGTGGATATCACTCAGCCATGGATATGCCGCCGAAGCGGTTGCGCCCGCCGGATATGACTGGGCGCTGCTGGATATGGAACACAGTCCCAATGAGTTGGGGCCACTTTTGGGCCAACTTCAGGCCTTTGCGGCAAGTGATACAACGGCGATCGTGCGGCCCGACTGGAACGATGCGGTCAAGGTCAAGCGCCTGCTTGATCTGGGGGTGCCGGGGCTGTTGTTTCCGATGGTTCAGTCGGTCGAGGAAGCCCGTGCTGCTGTTGCTGCGTGCCGCTATCCACCACGCGGCGTGCGCGGCGTCGCAGGCACCATGCGCGGCAATAAATTTGGCCGGGTGACGGATTATTATACCGAAGTCGAAAACCAGACGGCGATCCTGATTCAGCTTGAAACAATACAGGCGGTGGAAAAAGCGGTGGATTTTGCGAGTGTTGATGGCGTGGATGGGATATTCTTTGGTCCTGCCGACATCGGCGCGGACATGGGGATACTGGGCAATCCGATGCACGCCGACATCTGGGCGCTGATCCGCCCTGCGGCGCGCAAGCTGATGGAACGGGGCATGCCGGTGGGCACCCTGGTGTCCAATCCGGATTTTGCCGCTGAATTGCTGAACGATGGGTTCAGCTTTGTGGCCT
- a CDS encoding FAD-binding oxidoreductase, giving the protein MSGPSAKSYDVVIVGGAIYGSSLAWWLTNTAGFDGSILVVERDPSYTFASTSHTNSCIRQQFSNRTNIQISQFGAAFIKDFRTQMGGDPDVPHLALQSFGYLYLADTPAFAATLRDAQQIQSSLGAHTRHMSRDEIAAAYPFYQLDDIIAANHNTVDEGYFDGGTMFDWFKRMARRNGVEYIHDEVIGMTLNAAKSAVDAVTLKSGMVISCGVVANCSGPRAAATAQMAGITLPVVARKRYSYLFDAANALDGVLPLTIDPSGVHMRSEGKYYLAGCPPDIDPDVVYDDFEFDHALWQEKVWPIIATRVPAFEQVKVMNEWVGHYAYNTLDQNAILGMHTSVKNFACLNGFSGHGLQQSPAIGRGMAELITYGEYRALDLSPFNYERIERGEMLVEKAVI; this is encoded by the coding sequence ATGAGCGGACCATCAGCCAAATCTTATGATGTCGTGATTGTCGGCGGGGCGATTTATGGCTCGTCGCTGGCGTGGTGGCTGACCAACACAGCGGGTTTTGACGGGTCCATATTGGTGGTGGAACGTGACCCAAGTTACACCTTTGCCTCAACCAGCCACACAAATTCGTGCATCCGCCAGCAGTTCAGCAACCGTACCAACATCCAGATCTCGCAATTCGGGGCAGCCTTTATCAAGGATTTCCGCACCCAAATGGGCGGCGATCCGGATGTGCCACACTTGGCGCTGCAAAGCTTTGGCTATTTATATCTGGCCGACACGCCCGCGTTTGCCGCGACATTGCGCGACGCCCAGCAAATCCAATCCTCCCTTGGTGCGCATACCCGTCATATGAGCCGCGATGAAATTGCCGCCGCTTATCCGTTTTATCAGCTTGATGACATCATCGCCGCCAATCACAACACAGTAGACGAAGGCTATTTTGATGGCGGGACGATGTTTGACTGGTTCAAACGCATGGCGCGTCGAAATGGCGTTGAATACATCCATGATGAGGTCATCGGGATGACCCTGAATGCGGCCAAATCCGCGGTGGACGCGGTCACGCTGAAATCTGGCATGGTGATCAGCTGTGGCGTGGTTGCAAACTGCTCTGGCCCGCGTGCTGCAGCTACGGCGCAGATGGCGGGCATCACCCTGCCCGTGGTGGCGCGCAAAAGGTACAGTTACCTCTTTGATGCGGCCAATGCGCTCGACGGTGTCTTGCCGCTGACAATTGATCCCTCCGGAGTGCACATGCGATCAGAGGGTAAATATTACCTCGCCGGATGCCCACCCGACATTGACCCGGATGTGGTCTATGACGACTTTGAATTTGACCATGCGCTATGGCAGGAAAAGGTATGGCCGATCATTGCGACCCGCGTGCCTGCCTTTGAACAGGTCAAGGTCATGAATGAATGGGTCGGACATTACGCCTATAACACTCTGGATCAGAATGCGATTTTGGGCATGCATACGTCGGTCAAAAACTTTGCCTGTCTCAACGGGTTTTCCGGCCACGGGTTACAACAATCCCCGGCCATCGGGCGCGGCATGGCCGAGCTGATTACCTATGGTGAATACCGCGCGCTTGATCTGAGCCCGTTCAATTATGAACGGATCGAAAGGGGCGAAATGCTTGTGGAAAAGGCGGTGATATGA
- a CDS encoding 2-hydroxychromene-2-carboxylate isomerase, with protein sequence MAKDGIIEYFYAAHSAYAYLGAWELARIANQTGWIVQHRPFDFAPVMAAAGGKTFRDRTPSHINYFFGRELVRWAEWRDLPMIRHRPTYHDNPLALANGMIIASGTDADVLSQAILQAHWRDDADIADEETLRALADGSGLDGTALLDSAISEPVQTQHRANTDEAIGRGVFGSPTYFVRGDMFYGQDRLQMVERAITTPFAVSVSVDSPMPERANGPIVKKRSK encoded by the coding sequence ATGGCTAAGGACGGCATTATCGAATATTTCTATGCCGCCCATTCGGCTTATGCCTATCTGGGTGCCTGGGAATTGGCGCGGATTGCCAATCAAACCGGCTGGATCGTTCAACATCGCCCGTTTGATTTTGCGCCTGTCATGGCGGCGGCGGGTGGCAAGACATTTCGCGACCGCACCCCTAGCCACATCAACTATTTCTTTGGCCGCGAGTTGGTGCGGTGGGCCGAGTGGCGCGATCTTCCGATGATCCGGCACCGGCCCACCTATCATGACAACCCGCTGGCATTGGCCAATGGGATGATCATCGCCAGCGGTACGGATGCGGATGTTCTGAGCCAGGCCATTCTACAGGCCCATTGGCGCGATGACGCTGATATTGCTGATGAGGAAACGCTGCGGGCATTGGCCGATGGATCAGGACTGGATGGAACGGCACTTCTGGATTCGGCGATCTCGGAACCCGTTCAGACCCAGCATCGCGCCAACACGGATGAAGCCATTGGGCGAGGTGTGTTCGGATCACCGACCTATTTTGTCAGGGGTGATATGTTTTACGGTCAGGACCGGTTGCAGATGGTTGAACGCGCGATCACCACGCCCTTTGCCGTTTCAGTTTCGGTTGACAGTCCAATGCCCGAACGCGCCAATGGGCCGATTGTTAAAAAGAGATCAAAATGA
- a CDS encoding phosphotransferase family protein gives MHNYDHGTLERYLAAHVPGFGALDAIDKFSDGQSNPTYKITSGTRQFVLRAKPPGKLLKSAHAVDREYRVMQALADTDVAVPEVLHLSGDDSPMGTQFFVMDMVQGRIFWDPALLELDRPARARIYDAMNATLAALHSVDPVQVGLGDFGKPGNYFERQVGRWSGQYRDAETDKLPDADWVMDWLAANMVADDGASAIVHGDYRIDNMIFAPDAENVAALLDWELSTLGHPLADLAYQCMHWRLPHAGHFRGLAGVDRAEIGLPSEDAYVDQYCERRGIARPQNWKFYVVFSYFRLLAILQGVLKRGLDGNASNPKNSDMMRQVIALMAHDARKLAHG, from the coding sequence GTGCATAACTACGACCACGGTACGTTGGAGCGCTATCTGGCGGCGCATGTGCCGGGGTTTGGTGCGCTGGATGCCATTGACAAGTTTTCGGATGGCCAATCGAACCCAACCTACAAGATCACGTCCGGGACGCGCCAATTTGTGCTGCGGGCCAAGCCGCCCGGCAAATTGTTGAAATCGGCCCATGCGGTGGACCGGGAATACCGCGTCATGCAGGCATTGGCGGATACAGATGTTGCGGTGCCAGAGGTGCTGCATCTTTCCGGTGATGACAGCCCGATGGGCACGCAGTTCTTTGTCATGGACATGGTGCAGGGGCGTATTTTCTGGGATCCCGCCCTGCTGGAACTGGACAGACCTGCGCGGGCGCGGATCTATGATGCGATGAATGCGACGCTGGCGGCCCTGCATTCGGTCGATCCGGTTCAGGTGGGTCTTGGCGATTTTGGCAAACCCGGCAATTACTTTGAACGTCAGGTGGGCCGATGGTCCGGGCAATACCGCGATGCCGAAACAGATAAATTGCCAGATGCAGATTGGGTGATGGACTGGTTGGCCGCCAATATGGTGGCCGACGATGGGGCCAGCGCCATCGTGCATGGGGATTATCGCATCGATAATATGATCTTTGCGCCAGATGCCGAGAACGTCGCGGCCCTGTTGGATTGGGAGTTGTCAACGCTGGGGCATCCGCTGGCTGATCTGGCCTATCAATGTATGCATTGGCGATTGCCCCATGCCGGGCATTTTCGCGGACTGGCGGGGGTGGACCGGGCCGAGATCGGATTGCCATCTGAGGACGCTTATGTCGATCAATATTGCGAACGGCGCGGAATTGCGCGACCTCAGAATTGGAAATTCTACGTCGTGTTTTCATATTTTCGTCTGCTCGCGATCCTTCAGGGGGTCTTGAAACGAGGGCTCGATGGCAACGCATCAAACCCCAAGAACAGCGATATGATGCGGCAGGTGATTGCGCTGATGGCGCATGACGCGAGGAAACTGGCCCATGGCTAA
- a CDS encoding acyl-CoA dehydrogenase family protein: MNFEMRPENRELLDRVTAMIRDEVIPLEEAYHAEINKGDRWTYTDRQADILEGLKAKAKAAGLWNFWLTDSEKGFGLSTVEYALFAEEMGKTPLGAEVFNCSAPDTGNMEVFERYGTEAMKEKWLSQLLDGRIRSAYLMTEPDVASSDATNIRMSCVRDGDDYVLNGEKWWASGAGDPRCKVYIVMVKTGADDLPKHNRQSMIVVDAATPGIEILRPMQVYGHDDAPHGHMHIRFSNVRVPAENLLLGEGRGFEIAQGRLGPGRIHHCMRAIGQAEAALELMCRRSLDREAFGKPLASLGANYDIIAECRMEIEMARLLCLKAAWFMDQGDKRAAAPWISQIKVIAPRMALKVIDEAVQMHGAQGISQDTPLAHAWTHVRTLRLADGPDAVHRRQVARAELKRYTQQKV; encoded by the coding sequence ATGAATTTCGAAATGCGTCCCGAAAATCGCGAACTGCTTGACCGGGTCACAGCGATGATACGCGACGAGGTGATACCGCTTGAAGAGGCGTACCACGCCGAAATCAACAAGGGTGACCGTTGGACCTATACCGACAGGCAGGCGGATATCCTTGAAGGGCTAAAGGCCAAAGCCAAAGCCGCCGGGTTGTGGAATTTCTGGCTTACCGACAGCGAAAAAGGGTTTGGGCTCAGCACTGTGGAATATGCGCTCTTTGCTGAGGAAATGGGCAAGACGCCGCTTGGGGCCGAGGTATTCAATTGCTCCGCGCCCGACACCGGCAACATGGAGGTATTTGAGCGCTACGGGACCGAAGCCATGAAAGAAAAATGGCTGTCTCAACTGCTCGACGGCCGCATCCGCTCTGCCTATCTGATGACAGAACCCGATGTGGCAAGCTCTGATGCGACGAACATCCGCATGTCCTGCGTGCGTGATGGCGACGACTATGTCTTGAACGGCGAAAAATGGTGGGCCTCCGGCGCGGGTGATCCGCGCTGCAAGGTCTATATCGTCATGGTCAAAACGGGCGCTGACGACCTGCCCAAACACAACCGTCAGTCAATGATTGTGGTCGATGCAGCGACCCCCGGCATCGAAATCCTGCGCCCGATGCAGGTCTATGGCCATGACGACGCGCCCCACGGGCATATGCACATCCGCTTTAGCAATGTGCGCGTGCCTGCCGAAAACCTGCTGCTGGGCGAAGGACGCGGGTTTGAAATCGCGCAAGGCCGCCTTGGCCCCGGTCGTATCCATCATTGCATGCGTGCCATCGGTCAGGCCGAAGCAGCGCTGGAATTGATGTGCCGCCGCTCATTGGACCGCGAGGCCTTTGGCAAACCATTGGCAAGTCTGGGGGCGAATTATGACATCATTGCAGAATGCCGGATGGAGATCGAAATGGCCCGGCTTTTGTGTCTCAAGGCCGCGTGGTTCATGGATCAGGGCGACAAACGCGCCGCGGCCCCCTGGATCAGCCAGATCAAGGTGATTGCCCCGCGTATGGCGCTAAAGGTGATCGACGAGGCAGTGCAAATGCACGGGGCGCAAGGGATATCTCAGGACACGCCGCTGGCACATGCCTGGACCCATGTGCGCACGCTGCGTCTGGCCGACGGCCCGGACGCTGTGCACCGCCGTCAGGTCGCGCGGGCGGAACTGAAACGATATACCCAACAAAAGGTCTGA
- a CDS encoding membrane dipeptidase: MKSPLIDNLQYANFSPKIFAQMRAGGVDAVHVTIAYHESFREMVLNLERWNRWFEDHPDLIFKGTTAADVTQAQQTNRTAIFFGFQNPSPIEDDIGLVEICHQLGIRFMQLTYNNQSLLATGCYEDDDTGLTRMGRAVVTEMNRVGMVVDMSHSADRSTLEAIDHSTRPIAITHANPHWWHAALRNKSDAVLKALTGAGGMLGFSVYPHHLAGGSDCTLDGFCQMIAEAATRYGAENLGIGTDLCQDQPDEIVTWMRVGRWTKGIDYGEGSASNAGFPPMPTWFNDNRDFGNIRGGLTDVGMSPAEIDGIMGGNWHRFYDHSFKAKS; this comes from the coding sequence ATGAAAAGCCCTTTGATAGACAACCTGCAATACGCCAACTTCTCTCCGAAAATATTTGCCCAGATGCGGGCAGGCGGGGTCGATGCGGTGCATGTCACCATCGCCTATCACGAGAGTTTTCGGGAAATGGTGCTGAATCTGGAACGCTGGAACCGCTGGTTCGAGGATCACCCTGATCTGATCTTCAAAGGCACAACAGCAGCGGATGTGACCCAGGCCCAGCAAACCAATCGCACGGCCATCTTCTTTGGATTTCAGAACCCTAGTCCAATTGAGGACGACATTGGTTTGGTCGAAATTTGCCATCAGCTTGGCATCCGGTTCATGCAACTGACCTACAACAATCAATCGTTGCTCGCGACGGGTTGCTATGAGGATGACGATACTGGCCTCACCCGCATGGGCCGCGCGGTTGTGACGGAAATGAACCGGGTTGGGATGGTGGTGGATATGTCTCATTCTGCCGATCGATCGACCTTGGAAGCCATTGATCATTCGACGCGTCCCATTGCCATCACCCATGCCAATCCACATTGGTGGCACGCTGCATTGCGCAATAAATCCGACGCGGTGCTAAAGGCGTTGACCGGGGCCGGGGGCATGTTGGGGTTCTCGGTCTATCCACATCATCTGGCAGGTGGATCTGATTGTACCTTGGATGGATTCTGCCAGATGATCGCAGAGGCGGCCACACGTTATGGTGCTGAAAACCTCGGCATCGGGACGGACCTTTGTCAGGACCAGCCAGATGAGATTGTCACGTGGATGCGTGTCGGGCGCTGGACCAAGGGCATTGACTATGGTGAAGGGTCGGCCAGCAATGCAGGCTTTCCACCGATGCCCACGTGGTTCAATGACAACCGCGACTTTGGAAATATCCGGGGCGGCCTGACCGATGTTGGCATGTCGCCTGCCGAAATTGACGGGATTATGGGCGGCAACTGGCATCGGTTTTATGACCATAGCTTCAAAGCAAAATCATGA
- the hrpB gene encoding ATP-dependent helicase HrpB, with protein MSFTLPIDAVLPEVIAALASCGRVVLQAPPGAGKTTRVPLAMLDAGLTTQKIIMLEPRRLAARAAAERMAATLGEDVGKTVGYRVRGASAISRDTRIEVVTEGILTRMLQQDPDLPGIGAVIFDEFHERSLNADLGLALCLEVAGALRDDLMLVAMSATLDAAPVATLMDAPVVTSQGRSYPVAQHWLDRPTGKQRFDQAVADLVLKALSEAKGSALVFLPGEGEIRRVESILRGHLPADCTLAPLFGAMDFKAQRAAIAPAKKGRKIVLATSIAETSLTIEGITIVVDGGLARRARFDASSGMSRLVTERVTRAEATQRAGRAGRMTAGVAYKLWSKGEEGALAAYPPAEIEVGDLTGFALELALWGAQAADLAFVTPPHEGRLGEAQAVLQMLEALDAEGRITEHGRALARLPLHPRLAHMVARGGKTAPMLAALLAERDPLRGASVDLALRMDAVTGKKSSAEAHAPTLTRIRQEAKRLARGQQGTGPDGIGMLAALAYPDRIGLRRNGDAPRFILSGGKGAVMPDHDPMAGERLIVATDLDGDPTEARIRQAARISEAELREIFGAQITWHDVCAWSRRESRVLTRQQERLGALVLDDRIWAQSPADKVAIAMLDGVRQLGLMPSVAAERFLSRVRLMGDGFPDFSQAHLMETLETWLLPHLNGVRSSADWKRFDVLPALKARLDWDQTQALDRAAPAHFETPLGRNVPIDYSGAQPQIALRLQEVFGVTQHPMIAGKPLQMTLLSPAQRPVQVTTDLPGFWASSYADVRKDMRGRYPRHPWPEDPTQADPTLRAKRRGT; from the coding sequence ATGTCGTTCACCCTTCCCATTGATGCTGTGCTGCCCGAGGTGATTGCGGCGCTCGCAAGCTGCGGTCGCGTGGTGTTGCAGGCCCCGCCCGGTGCAGGCAAGACAACACGGGTTCCGCTGGCGATGCTGGATGCTGGTCTTACAACGCAAAAGATCATCATGCTTGAGCCACGCCGCCTTGCTGCGCGCGCAGCGGCGGAACGCATGGCGGCAACCTTGGGCGAGGACGTGGGAAAAACAGTCGGATACCGGGTGCGTGGTGCCTCGGCGATCAGCAGAGACACGCGGATTGAAGTGGTGACCGAAGGCATCTTGACCCGAATGTTGCAACAAGACCCGGATCTGCCCGGCATCGGAGCGGTGATCTTTGACGAATTTCACGAACGCTCGTTGAACGCGGATCTGGGGCTGGCCTTGTGTCTTGAGGTGGCGGGCGCGTTGCGCGATGACCTGATGTTGGTGGCAATGTCGGCGACATTGGACGCAGCGCCCGTGGCCACATTGATGGACGCGCCAGTTGTCACCTCACAAGGCCGCAGTTATCCGGTTGCGCAGCACTGGCTGGACCGTCCGACAGGCAAGCAGCGCTTTGATCAGGCGGTTGCTGATCTGGTGCTCAAGGCGCTGTCAGAAGCGAAAGGTTCCGCGTTGGTGTTCCTGCCGGGCGAGGGCGAAATCAGGCGGGTGGAAAGTATTTTGCGGGGCCATCTGCCGGCAGATTGTACTCTGGCACCGCTTTTTGGCGCGATGGATTTCAAGGCCCAGCGTGCGGCCATTGCCCCGGCCAAAAAGGGCCGCAAGATTGTGCTGGCAACCTCTATTGCCGAAACCTCGCTCACCATCGAAGGCATCACGATTGTTGTGGACGGTGGACTGGCGCGCCGCGCGCGGTTTGATGCATCCTCGGGCATGTCGCGGCTGGTGACAGAACGGGTAACGCGGGCCGAAGCAACCCAGAGGGCGGGCCGCGCGGGGCGGATGACCGCAGGGGTCGCTTACAAATTGTGGAGCAAGGGCGAAGAAGGCGCACTTGCCGCCTATCCGCCCGCGGAAATTGAAGTGGGTGACCTGACCGGATTCGCACTGGAACTGGCATTATGGGGCGCGCAGGCCGCTGATCTGGCTTTTGTCACGCCTCCGCATGAGGGCCGCTTGGGCGAAGCGCAAGCAGTTTTGCAGATGCTCGAGGCGCTGGATGCTGAAGGGCGCATTACCGAACACGGGCGTGCCTTGGCACGGCTGCCGCTGCATCCCCGGCTGGCGCATATGGTGGCACGCGGGGGCAAAACCGCGCCGATGTTGGCAGCACTTTTAGCAGAACGTGATCCGCTGCGCGGGGCATCGGTCGATCTGGCACTTCGGATGGACGCGGTAACCGGCAAGAAATCATCTGCTGAGGCTCATGCCCCCACCCTTACCCGCATCCGGCAAGAGGCGAAGCGCCTTGCACGCGGGCAGCAAGGGACCGGGCCTGATGGCATCGGAATGCTGGCCGCGCTGGCGTATCCTGACCGGATCGGGTTGCGCCGCAATGGCGATGCGCCTCGGTTTATCCTGTCGGGTGGCAAGGGTGCCGTGATGCCGGACCATGATCCAATGGCGGGTGAACGGCTGATCGTGGCAACCGATTTGGACGGCGATCCAACAGAGGCACGGATCAGGCAAGCCGCACGGATATCAGAGGCAGAACTGCGCGAGATCTTTGGAGCCCAGATCACGTGGCACGATGTCTGTGCATGGTCGCGCCGCGAAAGCCGGGTACTGACGCGGCAACAAGAACGGTTGGGTGCGCTTGTTCTGGACGACCGCATTTGGGCGCAATCGCCAGCAGACAAGGTGGCAATCGCGATGCTGGATGGCGTGCGCCAACTTGGCCTGATGCCGAGTGTGGCAGCGGAGCGTTTCCTGTCGCGGGTCCGGTTGATGGGTGATGGCTTTCCCGATTTTTCGCAAGCGCATCTGATGGAAACACTGGAAACATGGCTGCTGCCACACCTGAATGGTGTACGCTCCAGCGCCGATTGGAAACGTTTTGATGTTCTGCCCGCGCTCAAGGCGCGGTTGGATTGGGATCAGACACAAGCGCTGGACCGCGCAGCACCAGCGCATTTTGAGACGCCATTGGGGCGCAACGTCCCGATTGATTATTCCGGTGCCCAGCCACAGATCGCTTTGCGCCTGCAAGAAGTGTTTGGCGTCACGCAACATCCGATGATCGCAGGCAAGCCTTTGCAGATGACATTGTTGTCGCCCGCCCAACGCCCGGTTCAGGTGACAACGGATTTGCCGGGCTTCTGGGCCAGCTCTTATGCAGATGTGCGCAAAGACATGCGCGGGCGCTATCCCCGGCACCCCTGGCCCGAGGACCCGACGCAGGCTGATCCCACCTTACGGGCCAAGCGCCGCGGAACGTAA
- the meaB gene encoding methylmalonyl Co-A mutase-associated GTPase MeaB, with translation MDMDDLAKRVVAGERRALAQAITLVESGRADHRDSAARLLAALPQDRQALRIGLSGTPGVGKSTFIESFGMMLTGQGKRVAVLAVDPSSSRSGGSILGDKTRMDLLSRDPKAFIRPSPSQTHLGGVARRTREAVRLCEAAGYDVVLIETVGVGQSETVVAEMSDVFLLLLAPAGGDELQGVKRGIMEMADVIVVNKADGDLKAAASRTCADYAGALRLLRKREQDPAGFPKALMVSALQEQGLDETWEALLELVNWRRENGYWDQTRATQARYWFLEDVKQRLLAQLETTQARKALRDLSDQVAEGTVDPAVAAQTFVEKLGH, from the coding sequence ATGGATATGGATGACCTTGCAAAACGTGTGGTGGCGGGCGAACGGCGCGCATTGGCGCAGGCGATCACGCTGGTTGAATCGGGCCGCGCGGATCACCGCGACAGCGCCGCGCGACTGTTGGCAGCCTTGCCGCAAGACAGGCAAGCCCTGCGCATCGGGCTTTCCGGCACACCCGGTGTGGGCAAATCCACATTCATCGAAAGCTTCGGGATGATGCTTACCGGTCAGGGAAAGCGGGTTGCGGTACTTGCTGTTGATCCGTCTTCATCGCGCTCGGGGGGCTCTATCCTTGGCGACAAAACCCGCATGGATTTGCTCAGTCGGGACCCCAAAGCCTTTATCAGGCCCTCGCCCAGCCAGACCCATCTGGGCGGTGTGGCGCGCCGCACCCGCGAGGCGGTGCGGCTTTGTGAGGCGGCGGGATATGACGTGGTGTTGATTGAGACAGTGGGCGTTGGCCAATCCGAAACGGTTGTGGCCGAGATGTCGGATGTTTTCCTGCTGCTCCTTGCCCCGGCGGGGGGCGATGAATTGCAGGGTGTCAAACGCGGGATCATGGAAATGGCCGATGTGATTGTCGTCAACAAGGCTGATGGCGATCTCAAAGCGGCCGCCAGCCGCACCTGTGCGGATTATGCAGGCGCACTGCGGTTGCTGCGCAAAAGGGAACAGGACCCAGCAGGATTTCCCAAGGCACTGATGGTGTCGGCCCTGCAGGAACAGGGGCTTGATGAAACATGGGAAGCCCTGCTTGAGCTTGTCAATTGGCGGCGCGAAAATGGATATTGGGACCAAACACGGGCGACGCAGGCGCGGTACTGGTTCCTTGAAGATGTGAAACAACGCCTGCTGGCGCAGTTGGAAACAACCCAGGCACGCAAGGCATTGCGGGACTTAAGCGATCAGGTCGCAGAGGGCACGGTTGACCCCGCGGTCGCCGCTCAGACATTCGTGGAAAAGCTGGGTCATTAG
- a CDS encoding tyrosine recombinase XerC codes for MNRAQHSADTGLISPAARDALQTWLEQQRAIKGSADNTLTAYQGDVADFLAFMTVHKGDSQGLGALARITISDMRSWMACTRSSDVGPRSMARKLSAVKAFYRWLAEREGFEPTAVLSTRSPKFQKKLPRPLAIDAAKALIDCVEIQTDRPWVAARDVAVLTLLWGCGLRISEALGLKGADAPLPEVLRIVGKGGKERVVPVLPAARTAIDAYLRECPHPHESREPLFRAIRGGALGARAIAQVMANARMQLGLPATATPHAMRHSFATHLLDAGGDLRAIQELLGHASLSTTQAYTAVDTARLMEVYNRAHPKAAG; via the coding sequence TTGAACCGCGCGCAACATTCTGCTGACACCGGGCTGATCAGCCCCGCCGCACGCGATGCGCTGCAAACATGGCTTGAACAACAGCGCGCCATCAAGGGGTCGGCGGACAACACGCTCACCGCGTATCAAGGCGACGTGGCGGATTTTCTGGCGTTCATGACGGTCCACAAGGGCGACAGCCAAGGGTTGGGTGCGCTGGCGCGGATCACCATTTCGGACATGCGCAGCTGGATGGCGTGCACGCGCAGCAGCGATGTCGGGCCCCGGTCGATGGCCCGCAAACTGTCTGCGGTAAAGGCATTCTATCGCTGGCTGGCAGAACGCGAAGGGTTTGAACCGACCGCGGTGCTGTCCACCCGGTCGCCAAAATTTCAGAAAAAGCTGCCTCGCCCCTTGGCGATTGATGCCGCCAAAGCGCTGATCGACTGTGTCGAGATACAAACAGACAGACCTTGGGTGGCTGCACGCGATGTGGCGGTGCTGACCCTCCTGTGGGGCTGCGGGTTGCGTATTTCAGAGGCGCTGGGGCTTAAAGGTGCTGATGCACCGCTGCCAGAGGTTTTGCGCATTGTTGGCAAGGGCGGCAAGGAACGTGTGGTGCCGGTTCTGCCTGCCGCGCGGACCGCGATTGACGCCTATCTGCGCGAATGCCCTCATCCGCACGAATCACGCGAACCGCTGTTTCGTGCCATTCGCGGCGGCGCGCTTGGGGCGCGCGCCATTGCGCAGGTGATGGCGAATGCGCGGATGCAGCTTGGCCTGCCCGCCACTGCAACGCCACACGCCATGCGCCACAGCTTTGCGACCCATCTGCTGGATGCGGGCGGTGATTTGCGGGCAATTCAAGAGCTTTTGGGCCATGCCTCTTTGTCCACGACACAAGCCTATACTGCCGTTGATACAGCGCGGCTGATGGAGGTGTACAACCGGGCCCATCCAAAGGCGGCGGGTTGA